A genomic region of Raphanus sativus cultivar WK10039 chromosome 6, ASM80110v3, whole genome shotgun sequence contains the following coding sequences:
- the LOC108813821 gene encoding proline dehydrogenase 1, mitochondrial: protein MATRLLRTNFIRRPYRFSALSPVGQPTVTASTAVVPEILSFGQQAPEPPVHHPKPNEARHDIDLSDQARLFASVPTSDLLRSTAVLHAAAIGPMVDLGSWVMSSKLMDNAVTRAMVIGLVKSTFYDHFCAGEDADAAAQRVRSVYEATGLKGMLVYGVEHADDAASCDDNMHHFLRTIEAAKSLPTSHFSSVVVKITAICPISLLKRVSDLLRWEYKTKNFNLSWKLKSFPVFSDSSPLYHTNSEPEPLTAEEERELAAAHVRIQDICRKCQESNVPLLVDAEDTILQPAIDYMAYSSAILFNADKDRPIVYNTIQAYLRDAGERLHLAVQEAEKENVPMGFKLVRGAYMSSEAKLADSLGHKSPVHDTIQNTHDCYNNCMTFLMEKASNGSGFGVVLATHNADSGRLASKKASELNIDKENGKIEFAQLYGMSDALSFGLKRAGFNVSKYMPFGPVETAIPYLVRRAYENRGMMATGATDRQLMRMELKRRLLAGNA, encoded by the exons ATGGCAACCCGTCTCCTCCGAACAAACTTTATCCGTCGCCCTTACCGTTTCTCCGCTTTGAGCCCGGTGGGTCAGCCCACCGTGACCGCTTCAACCGCCGTTGTCCCAGAGATACTCTCCTTCGGACAACAAGCGCCAGAGCCGCCTGTCCACCACCCAAAACCAAACGAAGCTCGCCATGACATCGATTTGTCCGACCAAGCTCGTCTCTTTGCCTCTGTCCCCACCTCCGATCTCCTCCGATCCACCGCCGTGCTGCATGCGGCGGCGATAGGTCCTATGGTGGATCTTGGATCGTGGGTCATGAGCTCTAAACTCATGGACAACGCCGTAACTCGTGCCATGGTCATTGGACTTGTGAAAAGTACGTTTTATGACCATTTCTGCGCCGGTGAAGACGCTGACGCAGCCGCGCAACGCGTCAGAAGTGTTTACGAGGCTACGGGTCTTAAAGGTATGCTTGTGTACGGCGTCGAACACGCCGATGACGCCGCCTCTTGTGATGATAACATGCACCATTTCCTTCGAACCATTGAAGCTGCCAAATCCTTACCAACATCTCAC TTTAGCTCAGTGGTCGTGAAGATAACTGCGATTTGTCCCATCAGTCTTCTAAAACGAGTGAGTGATTTGCTTCGATGGGAATACAAGACTAAGAACTTCAATCTCTCGTGGAAGCTCAAATCCTTCCCGGTTTTCTCCGATTCAAGCCCTCTCTACCACACAAACTCAGAACCGGAACCGTTAACCGCCGAAGAAGAACGGGAGCTAGCAGCAGCTCATGTAAGGATCCAAGACATCTGTAGGAAATGCCAAGAGTCCAATGTACCTTTGCTGGTCGATGCGGAAGACACAATTCTCCAACCCGCGATCGACTACATGGCTTACTCATCAGCGATCTTGTTCAATGCGGACAAAGACAGACCTATTGTCTACAACACGATTCAGGCCTACTTGAGAGACGCTGGTGAGAGGTTGCATCTGGCTGTACAAGAAGCCGAGAAAGAAAATGTTCCTATGGGGTTTAAGTTGGTGAGAGGTGCTTATATGTCTAGCGAAGCTAAGTTGGCAGATTCCTTGGGACACAAGTCACCAGTTCATGATACAATTCAGAACACGCATGATTGCTACAATAACTGCATGACTTTCCTAATGGAGAAAGCCTCGAACGGTTCAGGCTTTGGTGTGGTTCTTGCAACACATAACGCTGATTCTG ggAGACTTGCATCAAAGAAGGCGAGTGAGCTCAATATCGATAAAGAGAATGGGAAGATAGAGTTTGCACAGCTATACGGTATGTCAGATGCATTGTCCTTCGGTTTAAAGAGAGCCGGGTTCAATGTTAGCAAGTACATGCCATTCGGACCGGTCGAAACCGCTATACCTTATCTTGTCCGACGTGCTTATGAGAACCGAGGAATGATGGCCACTGGCGCCACTGACCGTCAACTCATGAG GATGGAACTTAAGAGGAGATTACTCGCCGGAAATGCGTGA
- the LOC108809916 gene encoding protein GLUTAMINE DUMPER 6-like, with the protein MRATPKVEIWKSPIPYLFGGLFLLILLIALALLSLVCTNKKTPSSSSSSNDTNPVGEEDDTGDNKSKTIMVEYLPKVVVILAGEDKPSCLAVPVILPPSSIYPCNCGNVTGVST; encoded by the coding sequence GCGACACCAAAAGTAGAAATATGGAAGTCACCGATACCATACCTCTTTGGTGGTTTGTTTTTGCTTATTTTGCTTATAGCTTTAGCATTACTCTCATTGGTCTGCACAAACAAAAAGACTccttcttcctcatcttcttctaATGATACAAATCCCGTGGGCGAAGAGGACGACACCGGAGACAACAAATCTAAGACTATTATGGTAGAGTACTTACCTAAGGTCGTAGTGATTTTGGCCGGAGAGGATAAACCTAGTTGCTTGGCCGTTCCGGTGATTCTTCCACCGTCTTCCATTTATCCTTGTAACTGCGGCAATGTTACTGGCGTCTCAACCTAA